From Plasmodium brasilianum strain Bolivian I chromosome 2, whole genome shotgun sequence, one genomic window encodes:
- a CDS encoding cysteine desulfurase IscS, which produces MKNFHVTKSLNIQRSNFFGNFVRCDKTVRFKKVLVNAWSSLKESTKNDISNYGGYNNRELSKNKWKREIYNLGYSNKSTNGKVKEGINKYIHSSSSGNVSSCNSGNGNSDDKEQSAVTEKTEKVEDPISDYKKKKMSRFYLDSQATTMIDPRVLDKMLPYLTYIYGNAHSRNHFFGWESEKAVEDARKCILKLINGKNNKEIIFTSGATESNNLALIGICTYYNKLDNKKNHIITSQIEHKCILQTCRYLQTKGFEVTYLKPNEHGIIKLEDIKNNIKDNTIIASFIFVNNEIGVIQDIQNIGNLCKEKNILLHTDASQAVGKIPIDVQKMNIDLLSMSGHKLYGPKGIGALYIKRKKPNIRLNALIHGGGQERGLRSGTLPTHLIVGFGEAANLCSYEMNRDCKKMRFFFNYVKEYLLKHLDYIVFNGCQINRYFGNMNISFLFVEGESLLMSLNEIALSSGSACTSSTLEPSYVLRSIGISEDIAHTSIRIGFNRFTTFFEVQQLCTNLVKSVKRLRSISPLYEMELEKNSSQGDTPQFVWT; this is translated from the coding sequence ATGAAAAATTTTCACGTAACAAAAAGTCTGAACATTCAAAGGAGTAACTTTTTCGGAAATTTTGTCCGATGTGATAAGACAGTGAGATTTAAGAAGGTACTTGTAAATGCTTGGAGTAGTTTAAAGGAGAGCACCAAAAATGATATTTCTAATTATGGGGGTTACAATAACAGGGAGTTGAGTAAAAACAAATGGAAACGCGAAATATATAACTTAGGCTACAGTAATAAGTCTACAAATGGAAAAGTAAAGGAAGgaataaacaaatacatCCACAGTAGTAGCAGTGGTAACGTCAGCAGCTGTAACAGTGGAAACGGTAACAGTGACGATAAAGAACAGAGCGCAGTTACAGAGAAGACAGAAAAAGTGGAAGATCCAATTAGcgattataaaaaaaaaaagatgagcAGATTTTATTTAGATAGTCAAGCAACTACAATGATAGACCCAAGAGTACTGGACAAAATGCTTCCGTACTTGACATACATATATGGGAATGCTCATTCACGAAATCATTTTTTCGGATGGGAATCTGAAAAGGCAGTAGAAGATGCAAGAAAATGTAttctaaaattaataaacggaaaaaataataaagaaattatatttacctCAGGTGCAACAGAAAGCAATAATTTAGCCTTAATAggaatatgtacatactatAACAAActtgataataaaaaaaatcatattatAACATCTCAAATTgaacataaatgtatattacaaACTTGTCGTTACTTACAGACTAAAGGATTTGAAGTAACATATTTGAAACCTAATGAACAtggtattataaaattagaggatattaaaaataacattaaagATAATACGATAATAgcatcttttatttttgtaaataatgaaattggAGTGATCCAagatattcaaaatataggaaatttatgtaaagaaaaaaatatactattaCATACAGATGCATCACAAGCAGTAGGGAAAATTCCCATTGACGtgcaaaaaatgaacatagATTTGTTGTCCATGTCTGGTCATAAATTATATGGTCCCAAAGGAATTGGTgcgttatatattaaaagaaaaaaacctAATATTAGATTAAATGCTTTAATTCATGGTGGAGGACAGGAGAGAGGCTTAAGATCAGGCACATTACCTACTCATTTAATTGTTGGCTTTGGAGAAGCTGCAAATTTATGTTCATATGAAATGAATAGAGATTGTAAGAAGATgcgtttttttttcaattatgtaaaagagtatttattaaaacatttagattatattgtatttaatGGGTGTCAAATAAATAGGTATTTTGGAAACATGaatatatcctttttatttgttgAAGGGGAAAGTTTATTAATGTCTTTAAATGAAATTGCTTTAAGTTCAGGCTCTGCTTGTACATCGAGTACTCTAGAACCTAGTTATGTTTTAAGATCTATTGGAATATCAGAGGATATTGCACACACATCTATAAGAATTGGTTTTAATCGGTTCACAACATTTTTTGAAGTTCAGCAATTGTGCACCAATTTAGTGAAGTCGGTTAAAAGGTTAAGGAGCATTTCACCTCTCTATGAAATGGAGTTAGAAAAAAACTCCTCTCAGGGTGATACTCCCCAATTTGTATGGACGTAA
- a CDS encoding mitochondrial import inner membrane translocase subunit TIM50 → MVVFLSLKNLWINEKVLIPYMNRINSANKVSISSIVHNRTTVNLNNLNNVVALMYSYKNGCTKSGRRYHMCKSYNNLADILLNTNYNRMHSKRMQARERSMLGVNCVYRVNNVNKEYKIKGKMKYGDSLTSYLFDSNQIKRNVFINSSNIYRIGNCYSRGFSANSKNMNEAAAAEKLAEQESAVEELGAKAVNMSSGTNTSRSGNNVSKESTPLNREGKKKTLKELYIDKKEKERMIKMYLLLSLLLMPFGYTYMYCIQNDISVNELIKILKKKAEVLENKYNDTLHEFIDKYFPLSNEPLLPDFKDLNYPENLPTLVIDLNYVIAKLEYDRKTGWRVLKRPYADLFFKELSSFYEIVIWSDDNFPVAQEVISKWGIPAIGCLHRDQCSKKKKYYVKDLKRLGRNLNRVVIIDHDVHAFMLQPENGILIKEFHGDVNDKEILCLIDLLKSFAISTYDISQFLRKYGGGDYNIGKRYLQLKSDTEQKSQRIRNIGKIFHLDNKKTPNGISFNS, encoded by the coding sequence ATGGTGGTGTTTTTgagtttaaaaaatttatggatTAATGAAAAGGTATTAATTCCTTATATGAACAGAATAAATTCAGCAAATAAAGTTAGCATATCTTCAATAGTGCATAACAGGACAACAGTAAATTTGAACAACTTAAACAATGTAGTTGCACTGATGTATAGTTATAAAAATGGATGTACCAAAAGTGGAAGGAGGTACCATATGTGCAAgagttataataatttagcAGACATTTTGCttaatacaaattataatCGTATGCACAGTAAGCGCATGCAAGCGAGAGAACGGAGTATGCTTGGTGTGAACTGTGTATATAGAGTGAATAATGTGAACAAGGAATATAAGATAAagggaaaaatgaaatacgGTGACAGCTTAACTAGTTATCTATTTGATTCAAATCAAATTAAGAggaatgtttttattaactCGTCTAATATATACAGAATAGGAAATTGCTATTCGAGAGGGTTTAGTgctaattcaaaaaatatgaatgagGCAGCGGCGGCGGAAAAGTTAGCTGAGCAAGAATCAGCTGTAGAAGAATTAGGCGCAAAAGCAGTAAACATGTCAAGCGGTACTAACACTTCTAGGAGTGGCAATAATGTCTCTAAAGAGAGTACCCCCCTTAATAGGGAGGGTAAGAAGAAAACGTTAAAAGAACTGTACatagataaaaaagaaaaagaaaggatgataaaaatgtatttacttTTAAGTCTGTTGTTAATGCCCTTTgggtatacatacatgtattgTATTCAAAATGATATAAGCGTAAATGAGTTAATAAagattctaaaaaaaaaagcagaagttttagaaaataaatacaatgaTACATTACATGAATTtatagataaatattttccattAAGTAATGAACCATTATTACCTGACTTCAAAGATTTAAATTATCCTGAAAATTTACCAACTTTAGTAATAGATCTAAATTATGTAATTGCAAAATTAGAATATGATAGAAAAACAGGGTGGAGAGTATTAAAGAGGCCTTACgctgatttattttttaaagaattatcAAGTTTTTATGAAATTGTTATATGGTCTGATGACAATTTTCCTGTGGCCCAAGAAGTTATATCCAAGTGGGGTATACCAGCTATAGGATGTTTACATAGAGACCAAtgctcaaaaaaaaaaaagtattatgtGAAAGATTTAAAAAGATTAGGTAGAAATTTAAATCGCGTTGTTATAATAGATCATGATGTACATGCTTTTATGCTTCAACCAGAAAAtggaatattaataaaagaatttcATGGGGATGTAAATgataaagaaattttatgCTTAATTGATTTACTAAAATCATTTGCTATTAGCACTTATGATATTTCacaatttttaagaaaatatggAGGGGGCGATTATAACATAGGTAAAAGATATTTACAACTAAAAAGTGACACAGAACAAAAGTCACAACGAATTAGAAACATTGGTAAAATATTTCActtagataataaaaaaacaccCAATGGAATTTCCTTCAATTCGTGA
- a CDS encoding hypothetical protein (conserved Plasmodium protein), which translates to MNNSWGACNYSGSAYNSPGRSSMLSTSSHNYSNNYNNSNGQNETIKLILESCIQEWFPFLKDEDDDEDKKMKKENNSRKTKENSLNNEIIKLKKYYKGVKSSKFPLKKLYKTDRNLSNLNDENDGENIFYNSSNIYMNILNESDVMRSGDEAILNKMKNTKIEMGEQIDLQEVYEQNFCKRENVDQESDVNERGASAKGASEIDANENTSFYDCLVEEDDAIGCKDNTNSYIKMNYKEKAEKGGIKKMAFGKTTNEMEEEKKNLDFEKCKKEMNEVRDNIEREEIELNEKKNYELKQQMMMFQRKEDGTNEKRGLDIGDIDLCQDDGDYNYMSSLNSSKIRKYKEREINTGNVYTSPIGSEKCTKNKYTLRGKSESTYGLKEDMNQFKFKENSRNVKISSSFNCTNSVNILNSLNNLNVSSYADKPKCDSQMNKEKNQHNDCNIRSIQSIIQDIKNEEAKEKNITMDSYGNIYLNICMKILKKDIDYFIEPRQLKNEELLMEKKKIKEILKLYDKLFYNHFKFIPNKFYKETLRPIYSYYQNLKCSIVGDVVVSNNSFDVRPRKACSLNKDYKTQRSASCISQIDMNLSERKLCGSTEYTNLGSFSNLINDMSIKKILLDVDENKDISHLEKKYKFIYTDLVKLKSLLVKKRYYKNILFDYQKNFVQMNNRFVKTYRDIYPVEKEYKIYTEIKKDTVEMINGINANYKKYYLNN; encoded by the exons ATGAATAATTCATGGGGGGCATGCAACTACTCTGGCAGTGCATATAACAGCCCTGGGAGATCGTCCATGTTAAGTACAAGTTCTCATAATTacagtaataattataataactcGAATGGACAAAATGAAacgataaaattaatattagaaAGTTGCATACAGGAATGGttcccttttttaaaagatgaaGATGATGACGAAGATAAGAAGatgaagaaagaaaataattcaCGTAAAACTAAGGAAAATagtttaaataatgaaataataaagctGAAAAAATACTATAAGGGAGTAAAATCATCGAAAtttcctttaaaaaaattatacaaaacaGATAGAAATCTGTCCAATcttaatgatgaaaatgatggtgaaaatattttttacaatagcagtaatatatatatgaatattttaaatgaaagtGATGTTATGAGAAGTGGAGATGAAGccattttaaacaaaatgaaaaatactaaaatagAAATGGGGGAGCAGATAGATTTACAAGAAGTATATGAACAGAATTTTTGTAAAAGGGAGAACGTTGATCAGGAGAGCGATGTGAATGAAAGGGGTGCAAGTGCAAAAGGTGCAAGCGAAATCGATGCAAACGAAAACACGTCCTTTTACGATTGCCTAGTGGAAGAGGATGACGCAATTGGGTGTAAAGATAACACAAATtcctatataaaaatgaattacaaAGAAAAGGCTGAAAAAGGagggataaaaaaaatggcatTTGGAAAGACTACCAATGAAATGgaggaagagaaaaaaaactTGGACTtcgaaaaatgtaaaaaggaaatgaaCGAAGTAAGAGACAATATCGAAAGAGAAGAAATAGAACTGAATGagaaaaagaattatgaGTTGAAACAACAAATGATGATGTTTCAAAGAAAGGAAGATGGCACAAATGAGAAACGCGGACTCGATATAGGAGATATAGATCTTTGCCAGGATGATGGAGATTATAACTATATGAGCTCACTGAATAGTTCGAAAAtcagaaaatataaagaaagaGAAATCAATACTGGTAATGTGTACACAAGTCCAATTGGCTCTGAAAAATGCacaaagaataaatatactcTTAGAGGAAAAAGTGAGTCTACATATGGATTAAAGGAGGATATGAACCAGTTCAAATTTAAGGAAAATTCGAGAAACGTAAAAATTTCGAGCAGCTTTAATTGTACAAATAGTGTGAACATTCTGAATAGTTTGAACAACTTGAATGTTTCAAGCTATGCGGACAAACCTAAGTGTGACAGTCAAATGAACAAGGAAAAGAATCAGCATAACGATTGCAACATTAGGAGCATACAGTCCATTATTCAAGATATAAAAAACGAAgaagcaaaagaaaaaaatattactatgGATTCGTatggaaatatttatttaaatatttgtatgaaaattttaaaaaaagatattgaTTATTTCATAGAACCAAGACAactaaaaaatgaagaactgttaatggaaaaaaaaaaaataaaagaaattttaaaactttatgataagttattttataatcattttaagtttattccaaataaattttacaaaGAAACATTAAGAcctatatattcttattatcAAAACTTGAAATGCTCAATTGTAGGGGATGTTGTTGTTTCGAATAACTCTTTTGATGTAAGGCCGAGAAAAGCTTGTTCGTTAAACAAGGATTACAAAACGCAGAGAAGTg CTAGCTGTATATCGCAGATTGACATGAACTTGAGTGAGAGAAAATTGTGCGGTTCAACGGAGTACACAAATTTGGGGAGTTTCtcaaatttaataaatgatatgagcattaaaaaaatactactAGACGTAGATGAAAACAAAGATATCAGTCACttagaaaaaaagtacaaatttatatatactgaTTTGGTAAAGCTAAAAAGTTTGTTAGTGAAAAAACGTTACTACAAAAACATCTTATTTGACtatcaaaaaaatttcgTTCAGATGAATAACAGATTCGTTAAAACGTATAGGGACATATACCCCGTTGAGaaggaatataaaatatatacggAAATAAAGAAAGACACTGTAGAAATGATTAACGGCATTAAtgcaaattataaaaagtattatttgaataattgA
- a CDS encoding dolichyl-diphosphooligosaccharide--protein glycosyltransferase subunit OST2 — MVSSKRVPLIVKHLLKHLLLKHLLLIILWFYAYLYSSFDDKIVVAAIFTAIGNVTFLGALREQTTNKSLFNLKREKIIFDFVLCSLLLYIELNVHNRHVYSPKKVTANQGENGHKIFKSLFSKRKKKTSKVFRTYMKRLRNASVEIDVQNRKDLTKIEIIKMFLKGVKECKNVEYLREKLKGHVPPSTKRKLMKQKRMINLRAHIKNERIRKQEQVPPGKNILNFPKNQLKNINAAVLYFRHYFEKYEKNTS, encoded by the exons ATGGTATCATCAAAAAGGGTACCATTAATAGTGAAGCATTTACTGAAACATTTACTGCTTAAGCATTTACtg ttaattattttgtggttttatgcttatttatattcttccTTTGACGATAAAATTGTAGTGGCCGCAATTTTTACGGCCATTGGAAATGTAACATTTTTAGGAGCACTAAGGGAACAG aCTACTAACAAGAGTCTGTTTAACcttaaaagagaaaaaataatattcgaTTTTGTTCTCTGCTCGTTGTTACTGTACATAG AGTTAAACGTTCATAATAGACATGTTTATAGTCCAAAGAAGGTAACCGCAAATCA AGGGGAAAATGGACATAagatttttaaaagtttgttcagtaaaagaaaaaaaaaaacttcgAAGGTGTTTAGGACTTACATGAAACGGCTAAGAAATGCATCTGTTGAAATTGATGTGCAAAATAGAAAAGATTTAACGAAAAtcgaaattattaaaatgtttttaaaaggTGTAAAGGAATGCAAAAATGTAGAATATTTaagggaaaaattaaaaggacACGTACCTCCATCAACTAAACGAAAGTTAATGAAGCAAAAAAGAATGATTAACCTAAGGGCTCATATAAAAAACGAAAGAATCAGAAAGCAAGAGCAGGTTCCTCCaggtaaaaatattcttaattttcCAAAGAATCagttaaaaaacataaacgCGGCTGTTTTATATTTCAGACATTATTTTGagaaatacgaaaaaaatacaagTTAA
- a CDS encoding vacuolar protein sorting-associated protein 53 gives MKYLANSSTKIKLMEETKKIRSKKEEDEYVKDYINNNIKNIEDVEMHVEKMNKEIVELDKAINDKVENHVLSKNEYEEKLKSIKEKMKLINNKMEQVDKKTEESEDILIKLCKDIKKLDIGKKNVTETIIILKRIVMVITAISNLKKKALKRDYKDCISLVSVIKLMLTHISDLKTNNKLSSLYNDANILFDDLKHQIMEDIDLIYDSDVHIENNIVILSEFSYDSISFSNYSSINNLNSDIPSGSSNNRSSHNSSTHNSQSHNGLSNDKDKMNINLFDACNCLYHLNPNFVNSVAKKFTTFFLEKYVLIFENQVNTLESIDRRLAWLKRSLNNYENTYAHIFPRIYNIPYYIVSKFCSITKNHIVKIMSSSMEEMNPVSIIQTVIKVINFENFLTKNITFFTEENGVSYDSYSSLEFPFPELIIQKELTQMDCNKCANDDLNEHSHMKKSKESFLSFAMHNIIKNISKEGTNNKQIEEVEKKGKEAKFASGNTINYDMHEGAVKNDFPHNGRDVSKSTTPISIPIENTSNYSSNKIETNNNLVNSTKERSRCHAKVPNEQNGESREKEQKGQNFIGIISCVFDSYLCSWLKYEEKKILMKYENIISDENKEDIFDITRDNETKVQNFVKDTFDDIKNFLNKNKYIPEINFEIMGEKHTVYKSAYKIFYLYKSYVNMILLFSNCQTLYDFVMFFKTLLLKYSEELNTRTIKEIKEENKIQNFKLLSILINTSYYVEQTINEANENIIKDIDPIFMEKISLKDEEKLFLNIKTNCIKVIISYIQKKINNIISNNSIVNIYDINHLQEKSSYILEMENFLHKYFIFFKKIFNDTYLTYLFEKTTTLIIQQFHHTIFSFKFMTNITAQQLLLDCYEIQKVLLKIPLEASSKKKGPNDEKNRTAINDGEYTGNTMNENVDEYVGENVGENGGEKRKQQISIPSNMLTLNTDIDDCFIPQTYFNYVKKHMNKIELLIKIFLSNIYDMNSFNLLLTENNNICTIQEIEKILSLKENKGENIPNELNLHKNYVHDIKERGIKAAEEVKFFFNKITSI, from the coding sequence ATGAAGTACCTTGCTAACTCGAGCACAAAGATAAAGTTAATGGAagaaactaaaaaaataaggagcaaaaaagaagaagatgaaTATGTGAAGgactatataaataacaacaTTAAGAATATAGAGGATGTGGAAATGCatgtagaaaaaatgaacaaagaAATAGTTGAACTAGATAAAGCAATAAATGATAAGGTAGAAAATCATGTGttaagtaaaaatgaatatgaagaaaaattaaaaagtataaaagaaaaaatgaaattaataaataataaaatggaacaagttgataaaaaaacagaagaaagtgaagatatattaataaagttatgtaaagatattaaaaaattagatataGGAAAAAAGAATGTCACAgaaactattattatattaaagagAATTGTAATGGTTATTACAGCTATTAGTAacttaaagaaaaaagcGTTAAAAAGAGATTACAAAGATTGTATATCACTTGTATCtgtaattaaattaatgcTTACACATATATCAGACTTAAAGACTAACAATAAATTGAGttctttatataatgatGCAAATATCCTATTTGATGATTTAAAGCATCAAATAATGGAGGATATAGACCTAATTTACGATTCGGATGTACATATAGAAAATAACATTGTCATCTTGAGCGAATTTAGCTATGATTCCATCAGTTTTAGTAATTATAGTAGTATTAACAATCTTAATAGTGATATTCCGAGTGGAAGTAGTAATAACAGAAGCAGTCATAATAGCAGCACTCATAATAGTCAAAGCCATAATGGTCTCAGCAATGATAAGGACAAAATGAACATCAATCTGTTTGATGCGTGTAATTGCCTATACCATTTAAACCCCAATTTTGTGAACAGTGtagcaaaaaaatttacgactttttttttagaaaaatacgtattaatttttgaaaatcaAGTTAATACATTGGAAAGCATAGACAGAAGGTTGGCATGGCTAAAGCGATCAttgaataattatgaaaatacatatgcacatatttttccaagaatttataatataccaTATTACATTGTAAGTAAATTTTGTTCTATCACAAAAAAtcatattgtaaaaattatgtcTTCTTCTATGGAGGAAATGAATCCTGTTTCGATAATTCAGACAGTCATAAAAGTTATAAATTtcgaaaattttttaacaaaaaatattacatttttcacTGAAGAAAATGGTGTATCATATGACAGTTACTCCTCCTTGGAATTCCCTTTTCCTGAGCTTATAATTCAAAAAGAGTTAACACAAATGGACTGTAACAAATGTGCAAATGATGATCTAAATGAACACAGTCacatgaaaaaaagtaaGGAGTCCTTTTTATCTTTTGCTATGCACAATATCATAAAGAATATTTCAAAAGAGGGTACAAACAACAAGCAAATTGAAGAAGTGGAGAAAAAAGGTAAAGAAGCGAAATTTGCTAGTGGAAATACTATTAATTATGATATGCATGAAGGAGCGGTGAAAAATGATTTTCCGCATAATGGTAGGGATGTAAGTAAGAGTACAACTCCTATTAGTATTCCTATCGAAAATACATCCAATTATAGTAGTAACAAAATAGAAACTAACAATAACCTAGTGAACAGCACGAAAGAGAGAAGTAGATGCCATGCTAAAGTgccaaatgaacaaaatggaGAGAGTAGAGAAAAGGAACAAAAGGGGCAAAATTTTATAGGAATAATTTCCTGCGTCTTTGACAGCTACCTGTGCAGTTGGCTCAAGTAcgaggagaaaaaaatactaatgaaatatgaaaatatcaTAAGCGATGAAAATAAAGAGGACATATTTGATATCACAAGGGATAATGAAACGAAGGTACAAAATTTTGTGAAGGACACTTTTGATGatatcaaaaattttttaaataaaaataaatatattccagaaataaattttgaaattatGGGGGAAAAACATACCGTATATAAGTCagcatataaaattttttacttatacaAAAGTTATGTAAATATGATATTGTTATTTAGTAACTGTCAGACTTTATATGATTTCgtaatgttttttaaaactttattattaaagtatagtgaagaattaaataccagaacaataaaagaaattaaagaagaaaataaaattcagaatttcaaattattatctattttaattaatacaaGTTATTACGTAGAACAAACTATTAATGAAGCTAATGAAAATATCATAAAAGATATCGACCCAAtttttatggaaaaaatatcacttaaagatgaagaaaaattatttttaaatataaaaactaaTTGTATAAAAGTGATTATTTcctatatacaaaaaaaaattaataatatcatttcAAATAACTCTATTGTTaacatatatgatataaatcACCTTCAGGAAAAGTCCTCATATATATTGGAGATGGAAAATTTTCTTCAcaagtattttatattttttaaaaaaatttttaatgacACATATTTAACTTACTTATTTGAAAAAACGACCACATTAATAATTCAACAATTTCATCAcactattttttcttttaaatttatgaCCAATATAACAGCACAACAATTGCTTCTAGATTGTTATGAAATTCAGAAAGTTTTACTTAAAATACCATTAGAAGCGAgtagtaaaaaaaaggggccaaacgatgaaaaaaatagaacagCAATAAATGATGGTGAATATACAGGTAACACTATGAATGAAAATGTGGACGAGTATGTGGGCGAAAATGTGGGCGAAAATGGGGGCGAAAAAAGGAAGCAACAAATTTCTATACCATCAAATATGCTCACTCTAAATACAGATATAGATGACTGCTTTATTCCccaaacatattttaattatgtcaagaaacatatgaataaaattgaattattaattaaaatattcctCTCGAATATTTATGATATGAACTCCTTCAACTTACTACTCACagaaaataacaatatatgtACCATACAGGAGAtcgaaaaaatattatctctaaaagaaaacaaaggTGAAAACATCCCAAACGAGCTAAacttacataaaaattatgtacatgATATTAAGGAGAGGGGAATAAAAGCTGCAGAGGAAGTTAagttttttttcaataaaattacGAGCATATAG